The nucleotide window CGGCACCGACGGCGGCGACGCCGACACCATCACCCACAACGCCACCCGCCTGGCCCGGGCCCGGTGGCGCACACCCGTGGTGTACGCGGGCAACGCCGACGTACGCGAGCAGCTCACCGGGCTGCTGCGCGACGCCGGGGTGCCGGTCACCGACGCCGACAACGTCCTGCCGCGCATCGGGGTGCTCGCCCCGGCGTCGGCGCGGGCGGCGATCCGCGCGGTGTTCCTGCGCCACGTCATCGGTGGTAAACGACTGTCGAGGGGCGCCCGGTTCGCGCGGCTGGTGCGGGCGGCCACCCCCGACGCGGTGCTCACTGGTGTGGAGGTGCTCGCCGACACCCTCGGTGGTGACCTCGCGGTGGTCGACGTGGGTGGGGCCACCACCGACGTCTACTCGGTGCTCACGCCCGACGAGCGGGCCACCGGGCCGGGCCGGGAGGTCGCCGGCAGTCTGTGGCGGGCCCGCACCGTGGAGGGCGATCTGGGCATGCGGTGGAGCGCCCCCGGTGTCGTGCGCGCCGCCGCCGAGGAACGGCTGCTCGCCGCCGGCGAGTCCGACGAGCTGGGCGCCGCGGCGGCGCGCCGGGCGGCCGACCCGGCGTTCCTGGCCGGCGACGACGTCGAGCGGGCCGTGGACCGGCGCATCGCCACCCTCGCCGCGACGGTGGCGCTGCGCCGGCACGCCCGGGGCGCCGCCACCGGTGAGCGGGCCGGGCGGGACCTGCGCGACGTGCGGCTGCTGGTGGGCTCCGGTGGGGTGCTGCGGCACGCGCCGACGGACGTGTCCGGGCAGGTGCTGACGGCGGTCCTGGCCGACCACGCCGGCGGGTGGGCGCTGCCGCGCGCCGCCGCCGCTGTGGTCGACGCCGACTACGTGTTGGCCGCCGGAGGGCTGCTCGCCGAGGAGCACCGGGCGGCGGCGCAGGCACTGCTGCGTCAGCATCTGCGTACGCATTGAGACACGCCGACCCGACACGCCGTGGCGCAACACACGACAGGCCGGCTGCGGGTTGACAACCGACGGGGGTCGGCACGTACCGTCTTTGAGTCCTACCACGGGAAGCGGCTGTTGTTCGCTTCGTCCCTTCGTCCGCTGGCCGAGCGACATTTTCAGCGTCATCGTCGCGGCGGCCAGGTCCAGCGGGCGGGGGTCGGCGGGGCGGCGCGAACCGGCCGCGGTTACCGGTGTACGGGCAGGGTGAGGTGCACGGCCAGTAGACAACGGCCCGGCGGGGGCAGCCAGTCCACGTCCGGTCGGTCCGAAGGTCGTCGTGCCCCATCCTCGCCACACCGGCCGGGAAGGGCCTGGGAGCATCGGGGCGCGGCGCGAGCCGCGCCCCGATTTCATGTCTGCCGGGCGGTTCGTGCCCGACGGCCCGACGCGGTCGGTGCACCCGCCAGCCAGGTAACCTTCGCCCCGTGATCGAGGTGAAGCGGTGACGACCCTGGACCGGGATGAGACGCACACCCCGGCGGCGCTGCCCCGGCCGGTCGTTGCGGGTCGGCCGCTGCCGCTGAGGGTCGCCGTGCCCCTGGCCGTGGCCGCCGGGCTGGCCCTGCTGGTGGCGTTCCCCCCGTACGGGGTGTGGCCGCTCGCGCCCGTCGGGGTGGCGTTGCTGGCCGCCGCCGCGCACCGGCGGCGGTTGCGCGCCGGCGCCGGCCTGGGCTTCCTGACCGGTGTGGCGTTCTTCGCCCCGCTGCTGGCCTGGACGAACCTGCACACCGGCTACCTGCCGTGGGTGCTGCTGTCGCTGTTGCAGGCCGGCTACCTGGCGCTGCTGGGCGCGGCCACCGCCTGGGTGTCGCCGCTGGCCGACCGTTCCCGCTGGGCGTGGCCGGCGCTGACCGGGCTGCTCTGGGTCGGGCAGGAAGCGCTGCGCGACCGCACCCCGTTCGGCGGGTTCCCGTGGGGGCGGTTGGCGTTCAGCCAGGACACCTCACCTTTGCTGCGCCTGGCCGCGCTGGGCGGCGCCCCGCTGGTCACCTTCGCCGTGGCCCTCGTCGGCGGGTTGCTGGTCACCGCCGCCTGGCGGGGCTGGATCACCGCCCAGCGCCCCGCACCCCCGCACACCACCCCGCCGCCCCCGGACGGCACCCAGGACACCGTGGCGGGCCCTGACGGTCCGCTGGAGGCCCCGCCACGCGCCGCGGTCCCGGCGGCCCGCCGGTGGGCGCCGGTGGTCGTACCGGCCGTCGTGGCCGTCGCGCTGACCGCCGGGGGTCTGCTGGTGCCGGTCGCCACGGCCGGGTCCGGCGCAGGAGTCACCGTGGCGATCGTGCAGGGCAACGTGCCCCGGCTGGGCCTGGACTTCAACGCCCAACGGCAGGCGGTGCTCAACAACCACGTCGACGCCACCATCGAGCTGGCCGGTCGGGTCGCCGCCGGGCAGCAGCGGCAACCAGACGTGGTGGTGTGGCCGGAGAACTCCAGCGACATCGACCCGCTGAAAAACCCCACCGCCGGGGCGCGGATCTCCCAGGCCGCCGACACCATCGGCGCGCCGATCCTGGTCGGCGCGGTGCTGCTGGGCCCCGGCGCCGGGGAGGTCCGCAACGCGGGCATCCTGTGGCGCCCCGGCACCGGCGCGGACCTCGACCAGCTGTACACGAAACGCCACCCGGTGCCGTTCGCCGAGTACGTGCCGCTGCGCGACGTGGCCCGGATGGTCAGCAAACAGGTCGACCTGATCCGCAGCGACTTCGTCGGTGGAAGCACCCCGGGCGTGGTACGCGCCGGCCCGGCCGTGCTCGGTGACGTGATCTGCTTCGAGGTCGCCTACGACGAGGTGGTCCGCGACACCGTCACCGGCGGGGCGCAACTGCTGGTGGTGCAGACAAACAACGCCACCTTCGACGTGGCGGAGGCCCGCCAGCAGATGGCCATGGTGCGGCTGCGGGCGGTGGAGCACGGGCGGCCGGCGTTGATGGCCTCCACGGTCGGCGTGTCCGGGTTCGTCGCACCCGACGGGCGGGTAAGCGATGCCACCGGGTTCAACACCCGGGAGGTCGTGGTGCGGCAGTTGCGCCTCGACGACGGACGCACCCTCGCCACCCGCCTCGGCTGGTGGCCCGAGGTGGCGCTCGCCGCGCTGGCCGCGGCGGCCCTGCTCGGCGCGGCGGTGCTGCGCCGGCGGCAGCGGGTCATGCCCGGATAGCAACAGCCGGTACGCCGGCGGGAGCGGAGGAACCGTGATCCAGGCGACCGATACGATCCGACGCCCGGACGAGGTGCCCGGGGTGGGCCGGGTGCTGGTGGTGATCCCCACCTACAACGAGGCCGACAACATCGCCGCGATCGTGGGCCGGGTCCGGCGCGCCGCCCCGGCGGTGCAGATCCTCATCGCCGACGACAACAGCCCCGACGGCACCGGCGCGATCGCCGACGCCCTCGCCGACGGCGACGCGCACGTGCAGGTGCTGCACCGCCACGGCAAGCAGGGCCTCGGCGCGGCGTACCTGGCCGGGTTCGGGTGGGCGCGCGAGCGCGGCTATCAGGCGGTCGTGGAGATGGACGCCGACGGGTCGCACGCCCCGGAGGATCTGCCGGCGCTACTGGACGCCGCCCGCGACGCGGACGTGGTGATCGGCTCCCGGTGGACCAGCGGCGCGCGGGTGCTCAACTGGCCGTTGCGGCGGCTGTTGCTGTCGCGCTGCGGCAACCTGTACGCGCGCCTGGCGCTGGGCATGCCCGTGTCGGACGCCACCGGCGGTTACCGGGTGTACCGGATCAGCGCCCTCGACGCCATCGACCTGGAGTCGGTGACCTCGCAGGGCTACTCGTTCCAGGTGGAGCTGTCGCGGCTGGCGCACCAGGCCGGGGTGCGGATCGTGGAGGTGCCGATCACGTTCGCCGAGCGGGAGCACGGCGACAGCAAGATGAGCCCGAAGATCGTGGCCGAGGCGCTGTGGCGGATCACCGCCTGGGGTGTGCGCGACCGCCGTCAGGCGGTCCGCCGGGGTCTGCACGGCACCGCCACCGGCCAGGCACGGTGGCCGTGAACGGGTCAGGCGCGGTGGCCGTGAGCGCGGCCGTGTCATGCTGGATGAGCGGGGCACGTCCGTGGTGTCCGCAGGATTGGCGATGAGGTGAGATGCGCCGAGGACTGAGGTTCGTACCGTTGGCCCTGTTGCTGGCGGTGGTGCTGGAGCTGGCGGTGTTCGTCGGCGTGGGACGGGCGTTGGGGTTCGGGGCGGCGGTGTTGCTGGTGTTCGCCGCGTCCCTGCTCGGGTTGGTGCTGCTGCGCCGTGAGGGCATGCGCGCCTGGCGTGGGTTCCGCTCCGCGGCGGCGGCCGGGCAGCCCCCGGGTGGGCAGGTGACCGACGGGCTCGTCGGGTTGGCGGGCGCGCTGTTGCTGGCGGTGCCCGGTCTGGTCAGCGGGCTGGTGGGGTTGCTGCTGCTGGTGCCGCCGGTGCGTCGACTGGCCCGCGCCGGGGTGCGCCGTGCCACCGAGCGGCGGGTGTCGTCGATGGTCGCCGGTGACCTGTTCGGGCCCCGCACGGTGCGGGTGCGCCAGGGCGCGCCGCAACCGACCCCGCAACCGACTCCGGAGCCGCAACAGCCGGTGGTGGTCGACGGCGGTCGGGCCATCGAGGGCGAGATTGTGGAGCCCGGCCGGCACTGAGACCCAGGCCACCACCGCGCACAGACATGACGACGCCCCCGGGGTTTCCCCGGGGGCGTCGTCGTTGTACGTCGTGCGGCTCAGGCGCGGCCGCGACGGGTCCGAACCTCCTGCAGCCGCTCCTCGAGGATGTCCTCCAGCTCGGCGATCGAGCGCCGCTCCAGAAGCATGTCCCAGTGGGTGCGCGGCGGCTTGGCCTTCTTCTGCTCCGGCTCGTTGCCGTCGACGAGTCGGGCGACGCTGCCGTCGAACTTGCATTCCCAGGTCATCGGGACCTCGGCGTCGACGGCGAACGGCACCTCGAACTGGTGGCCCTTGGCGCAGAGGTACTCGCGGGTCTGACGCGGCGCGAGCTCCGTGTTGCGGTCGGATTCGTAGCTCACCGCGCCAAGGCGGCTTCCGCGCAGCATACGCTCGCCCATGATCGACTTCCCCTCGTTCGTGGTGCTGGTCTTCTGGGTGTAACGGTGCGTCCCCGCCGAGCCATTCCCGCCCGAGGGCGTGAGGCGTCCACGGGTGGGCCGGGACCAAGGGTAGCCGGCCGGGACGGTCACCCGGTGAGGTGATCCCCAGGCCGGTCGCGACGACGGTGTGTGTCCGCGGCCACCGGGGAGGTTAACCGCCCGAGCCTACCGAAGGTTGCGCCTCGATCATCAGGTGGCGTCGCTGGGAGCGGCGGCACCGAGGCGGGCCAGCGCCAGCGCCAGGTCGCTGACCTGGTCACCGAGCTGCGCCACCCGCCGCTGGGCCAGGTCCCGATCGGTCTCGGCGGCGTCGAGTCGTACCGTCAGGGCGGTGCGGTGACCCTCGGCGGTCGCGGTGGCCTGCCGGGCCACGGACAGTTCGGCGGTGAGCGTGTCGCGGTGGGCGGCCAGGGCGGCCAGCTCCGCGCGTAGCCGCGCGGCCAACTCCGCGGCCTCCTGCCGGGCCTCGTCGGCCTGCCGGGCGGCGACCTCGGCGCGGTCGCGGGCCCGGTCGGCCTGCTCGCGCGCCCGGGCGGCGTCGGCGGCCTCCGCGCGGGTGCGTGCCGCGTCGGCGCGGGACTGCTCGATCTGGCGCCGGACGTCCTGCACCTCGGCCTGCCACCGCCCGGCCCGCTCGGTCGCCTCGGCGGCGGCCCGGGTGGCCCGTTCGGCCTCGGCGCGCAGCGCGTCGCGTTCCACGCCCAGGTCGGTCACCCGCTGCCGTTCGGCGTCGCGTTGCGTGCGCAGGTCCCGTACCTCGGCGCGGGCCTGGTCGCGGTCGCGCTCGGCCTGGGCGCGCAGCGCCTCGGCGGCGCTGGCGTCGTGGCGCGCCTGGTCGCGGGCGGCCTCGGCGTGCTGCGCCTGTTCGTCGGCGGCGGTGGCCTGCCGCTGCGCCTGCTCGGCGCGCTGGCGGGTGTCGTCGGCCTCGGCGCGGGCGTCGCGGGCCTGCTCGCGGGAGCGCGCCGCGTCGGCCGCCGCCGCCTCGGCGTCATCGCGGGCCTCGTCGCGTTCGGTCTGCGCCGCCGCGATCTCGGTGGCGGCCTCCGCGCGGGCCTGGGCGAGCTGCCGCTGCACACCCACCGGGGACAACTCGGCGTGCAGCGACTCGGTCAACGTCTCGACGATCTGGTCGAGCCGGTCCACCGCCTCCCAGGTGCGGGCCACCTGCCCGGGCAGACCGGGGGCGTTGCGGTGCCGCATCCGGCTGTTGCGGGAGGCGCGCTGGCAGGCGCCGTCGTTGTCGCGGCAGTAGCGAAACGGTCGGCCCGCGCCGACACGCTGCGGCACCGGCCGTCCACAGTGGGCGCAGGGGCGGGTCTCGGTGGTGCTGGGCTGGGCGTCCATCGAGGGCGAAGTCTAGTGCCGGGCGGTCAGCTCGTCGCTCGGGCCGTCGCGTCCAGGGTGTAGCGGCGTTGCAGCAGCAGCGCCGCGAGCATCGCCACCGCCGGCAGCAACCCGAAGCCGTAGCGGACCGCCGCGAGCGCGGCGTCCGGCTGCACCGGCGACTCACCGGCCGTCGAGGCCACGAAACCACCAACGGTCAGGCACAGCGCGTACGCGTACGGGCCCAGCGCCGCGCCGGTGGCCTCGGTGGCCGTCCACACCCCGGTGTAGGTGCCGGCCCCGGTGGGTGCCCCGTCGGTGGTGCTGGCGGCGCGGATCACGTCGGGCAGCATCGAGAACGGCAGCAGCTGCATGCCGGCGAACGCCACCCCGAGCACCGCCACCGCGGCGACCAGCAGCGGCAGACCGGCCGGGCGGCCCACCGCCAGCACCAGCGAGCCGGCCGCGAACGCGCCCTGCGCGCCGAGCAGCGCCCGTTGCTTGCC belongs to Micromonospora ureilytica and includes:
- a CDS encoding FxsA family protein, producing the protein MRRGLRFVPLALLLAVVLELAVFVGVGRALGFGAAVLLVFAASLLGLVLLRREGMRAWRGFRSAAAAGQPPGGQVTDGLVGLAGALLLAVPGLVSGLVGLLLLVPPVRRLARAGVRRATERRVSSMVAGDLFGPRTVRVRQGAPQPTPQPTPEPQQPVVVDGGRAIEGEIVEPGRH
- the lnt gene encoding apolipoprotein N-acyltransferase, with translation MDRDETHTPAALPRPVVAGRPLPLRVAVPLAVAAGLALLVAFPPYGVWPLAPVGVALLAAAAHRRRLRAGAGLGFLTGVAFFAPLLAWTNLHTGYLPWVLLSLLQAGYLALLGAATAWVSPLADRSRWAWPALTGLLWVGQEALRDRTPFGGFPWGRLAFSQDTSPLLRLAALGGAPLVTFAVALVGGLLVTAAWRGWITAQRPAPPHTTPPPPDGTQDTVAGPDGPLEAPPRAAVPAARRWAPVVVPAVVAVALTAGGLLVPVATAGSGAGVTVAIVQGNVPRLGLDFNAQRQAVLNNHVDATIELAGRVAAGQQRQPDVVVWPENSSDIDPLKNPTAGARISQAADTIGAPILVGAVLLGPGAGEVRNAGILWRPGTGADLDQLYTKRHPVPFAEYVPLRDVARMVSKQVDLIRSDFVGGSTPGVVRAGPAVLGDVICFEVAYDEVVRDTVTGGAQLLVVQTNNATFDVAEARQQMAMVRLRAVEHGRPALMASTVGVSGFVAPDGRVSDATGFNTREVVVRQLRLDDGRTLATRLGWWPEVALAALAAAALLGAAVLRRRQRVMPG
- a CDS encoding RNA polymerase-binding protein RbpA, which encodes MGERMLRGSRLGAVSYESDRNTELAPRQTREYLCAKGHQFEVPFAVDAEVPMTWECKFDGSVARLVDGNEPEQKKAKPPRTHWDMLLERRSIAELEDILEERLQEVRTRRGRA
- a CDS encoding polyprenol monophosphomannose synthase, with protein sequence MIQATDTIRRPDEVPGVGRVLVVIPTYNEADNIAAIVGRVRRAAPAVQILIADDNSPDGTGAIADALADGDAHVQVLHRHGKQGLGAAYLAGFGWARERGYQAVVEMDADGSHAPEDLPALLDAARDADVVIGSRWTSGARVLNWPLRRLLLSRCGNLYARLALGMPVSDATGGYRVYRISALDAIDLESVTSQGYSFQVELSRLAHQAGVRIVEVPITFAEREHGDSKMSPKIVAEALWRITAWGVRDRRQAVRRGLHGTATGQARWP
- a CDS encoding glutamate mutase L, yielding MTLAVCADVGSTYTKVAVVDLAAGVLVGAASAPTTVGTDVLHGLDAAVAAATAGLGVRDVPWYVCSSAGGGLRLAVIGYEPLVTAQAGRRVGLSAGAHVVHVAAGRLGAADLTALRAARCDVVLLVGGTDGGDADTITHNATRLARARWRTPVVYAGNADVREQLTGLLRDAGVPVTDADNVLPRIGVLAPASARAAIRAVFLRHVIGGKRLSRGARFARLVRAATPDAVLTGVEVLADTLGGDLAVVDVGGATTDVYSVLTPDERATGPGREVAGSLWRARTVEGDLGMRWSAPGVVRAAAEERLLAAGESDELGAAAARRAADPAFLAGDDVERAVDRRIATLAATVALRRHARGAATGERAGRDLRDVRLLVGSGGVLRHAPTDVSGQVLTAVLADHAGGWALPRAAAAVVDADYVLAAGGLLAEEHRAAAQALLRQHLRTH